In the genome of Panthera uncia isolate 11264 chromosome B3 unlocalized genomic scaffold, Puncia_PCG_1.0 HiC_scaffold_1, whole genome shotgun sequence, one region contains:
- the CALM1 gene encoding calmodulin-1: MADQLTEEQIAEFKEAFSLFDKDGDGTITTKELGTVMRSLGQNPTEAELQDMINEVDADGNGTIDFPEFLTMMARKMKDTDSEEEIREAFRVFDKDGNGYISAAELRHVMTNLGEKLTDEEVDEMIREADIDGDGQVNYEEFVQMMTAK; encoded by the exons GCTGATCAGCTGACCGAAGAGCAGATTGCTG AGTTCAAGGAAGCTTTCTCCCTATTTGACAAAGATGGCGATGGTACCATCACAACAAAGGAACTTGGAACCGTCATGAGGTCACTGGGTCAGAACCCAACAGAAGCCGAATTGCAGGATATGATCAACGAGGTGGATGCTGACG gtaATGGCACCATTGACTTCCCAGAATTTTTGACTATGATGgctagaaaaatgaaagatacaGACAGTGAAGAAGAAATTCGCGAGGCATTCCGAGTCTTTGACAAG GATGGCAACGGTTACATCAGTGCGGCAGAACTACGTCACGTCATGACAAACTTAGGAGAAAAACTAACAGATGAAGAAGTAGATGAAATGATCAGAGAAGCAGATATCGATGGAGACGGGCAAGTCAACTATGAAG aaTTCGTACAGATGATGACTGCAAAGTGA